One Orrella dioscoreae genomic window carries:
- a CDS encoding [protein-PII] uridylyltransferase: protein MRQTDLSDLRDRLRNRRAAAIAQFREHLRPDTLLGDLRRATDHALRELLKLCPLPAGATLAAVGGYGRGELYPYSDVDLLLLLPDAPGPADESALERLVAALWDIGLEPGHSVRTIAQCKIEADADITVETSLLESRWLGGSRTLMRQFEQAMQDRLDAGRFFQDKRVEMQQRHARYNDTPYSLEPNCKESPGGLRDLQVILWMSRAAGFGDSWRAIARNGLLTDTEARDLRRAEQAFKRLRIELHLLSGRREDRVLFDLQPGLAQVYGIEATATRRASEVLMQRYYWAARLVTQLNTILVQNVEERLFPRPLDDAHEIDEDFRNLHGRLDIRLDDAFERNPTLVLRAFLTMQQHPELTSMSARTLRALWHARDRIDAQFRDNPVNRKLFLQILQQPRGIVHELRRMTMLNILPRYLPVFRHIVGQMQHDLFHVYTVDQHTLAVIRNLRRFTMPEHAQEYPLASQLISSFDRHWVLYVAALFHDIAKGRGGDHSELGAIDVRQFAQDHGMDSEDAELAEFLVRKHLLMSTVAQKRDLSDPEVVRGFAQAVGDERHLTALYLLTVADIRGTSPKVWNAWKGKLLEDLYRLTLAVLGGARPGDANTVLAQRREEAARLTRLAGLRDDARDAFWNQLDVAYFLRHDAAEIAWHTRHLYHRVNPGEPVVKVRPTEQGEGLQVMVYTRDTPELFAAICGYFGMRNMSIQDARIHTTRLGWALDSFIVLAPDHVGNLRAQATLVEHELASRLADTASAAQVEQQGARYGSSRQSRLSRIFPIRPHVELQPDERSKSWRLSLTATDRPGLLHGLAQVFNEHGINLQTAKVMTLGDRVEDVFVIDGSALEHPRSQLRFERSIIELLSDGAKRAA from the coding sequence ATGCGCCAGACCGACCTCTCCGACCTGCGTGACCGCTTGCGCAACAGGCGCGCCGCCGCCATTGCGCAGTTTCGCGAGCACCTGCGCCCGGACACCCTGCTCGGCGACCTGCGCCGCGCGACCGACCACGCACTGCGCGAGCTGCTGAAGCTTTGCCCGCTGCCCGCCGGCGCCACGCTGGCCGCGGTCGGCGGCTACGGCCGCGGCGAGCTGTACCCCTATTCGGACGTCGACCTGCTGCTGCTCCTGCCCGACGCCCCCGGCCCGGCGGACGAAAGCGCACTGGAACGCCTGGTGGCGGCGCTGTGGGACATCGGCCTGGAGCCCGGCCACAGCGTGCGCACCATCGCGCAATGCAAGATCGAGGCCGATGCCGACATCACGGTCGAGACCTCGCTGCTGGAGTCGCGCTGGCTGGGCGGCAGCCGCACGCTGATGCGCCAGTTCGAACAGGCCATGCAGGACCGCCTGGACGCTGGCCGCTTCTTCCAGGACAAGCGGGTGGAGATGCAGCAGCGCCACGCGCGCTACAACGACACGCCCTACTCCCTGGAGCCCAACTGCAAGGAATCGCCGGGTGGCCTGCGCGACCTGCAGGTCATCCTGTGGATGTCGCGCGCGGCCGGATTCGGCGACTCCTGGCGCGCCATCGCGCGCAACGGACTGCTGACCGACACCGAGGCCCGCGACCTGCGCCGCGCCGAGCAGGCCTTCAAGCGCCTGCGCATCGAGCTGCACCTGCTGTCCGGACGCCGCGAGGATCGCGTGCTGTTCGACCTGCAGCCCGGCCTGGCCCAGGTCTATGGCATCGAGGCGACCGCCACGCGTCGCGCCAGCGAAGTGCTGATGCAGCGCTATTACTGGGCGGCGCGGCTGGTCACGCAGCTGAATACGATCCTGGTGCAGAACGTCGAGGAGCGGCTGTTTCCGCGCCCCCTGGACGACGCGCACGAGATCGACGAAGACTTCCGCAACCTGCATGGCCGCCTGGACATCCGGCTGGACGACGCGTTCGAACGCAACCCGACCCTGGTGCTGCGCGCGTTCCTGACCATGCAGCAGCACCCCGAGCTGACCAGCATGTCCGCGCGCACGCTGCGCGCGCTGTGGCACGCGCGGGACCGCATCGACGCGCAATTCCGCGACAATCCGGTCAACCGCAAGCTGTTCCTGCAGATCCTGCAGCAGCCGCGCGGCATCGTGCACGAACTGCGCCGCATGACCATGCTGAACATCCTGCCGCGCTACCTGCCGGTGTTCCGGCACATCGTGGGCCAGATGCAGCACGATCTCTTCCACGTCTACACCGTCGACCAGCACACGCTGGCCGTCATCCGCAACCTGCGCCGCTTCACCATGCCCGAGCACGCGCAGGAGTACCCCCTCGCCAGCCAGCTGATCTCCAGCTTCGACCGGCACTGGGTGCTCTACGTGGCAGCGCTGTTCCACGACATCGCCAAGGGCCGGGGCGGCGACCACTCCGAACTGGGCGCCATCGACGTGCGGCAGTTCGCCCAGGACCACGGCATGGACAGCGAGGACGCCGAGCTGGCCGAATTCCTCGTGCGCAAGCACCTGCTCATGTCCACGGTGGCGCAGAAACGCGACCTCTCCGACCCCGAGGTCGTGCGCGGCTTCGCGCAGGCCGTTGGCGACGAACGCCACCTGACCGCCCTGTATCTGCTGACGGTGGCCGACATCCGCGGCACCAGCCCGAAGGTCTGGAACGCGTGGAAAGGCAAGCTGCTGGAAGACCTCTATCGCCTGACGCTGGCCGTGCTGGGCGGCGCCCGGCCGGGCGACGCCAACACCGTGCTGGCGCAACGCCGCGAGGAAGCCGCCCGCCTCACCCGCCTGGCCGGCCTGCGCGACGACGCCCGCGATGCGTTCTGGAACCAGCTGGACGTGGCCTACTTCCTGCGCCACGATGCGGCCGAGATCGCCTGGCACACCCGCCACCTGTATCACCGCGTGAACCCCGGAGAGCCGGTGGTGAAGGTGCGCCCCACCGAGCAGGGCGAAGGCCTGCAGGTCATGGTCTACACGCGCGACACGCCGGAACTCTTCGCCGCGATCTGCGGCTATTTCGGCATGCGCAACATGAGCATCCAGGACGCACGCATCCACACCACCCGCCTGGGCTGGGCACTGGACAGCTTCATCGTGCTGGCGCCCGATCACGTCGGCAACCTGCGCGCCCAGGCCACGCTGGTCGAACACGAACTGGCATCCCGGCTGGCCGACACCGCCAGCGCCGCGCAGGTCGAACAGCAAGGCGCGCGCTACGGCAGCTCGCGGCAATCCCGGCTGTCGCGCATCTTCCCCATCCGCCCCCATGTCGAACTGCAGCCCGATGAGCGCAGCAAGTCCTGGCGCCTGTCGCTGACCGCCACCGACCGCCCCGGCCTCCTGCACGGCCTGGCGCAGGTGTTCAACGAACACGGCATCAACCTGCAGACCGCCAAGGTGATGACGCTGGGCGACCGCGTCGAGGACGTCTTCGTGATCGACGGGTCCGCGCTCGAGCATCCGCGCAGCCAGTTGCGTTTCGAACGCAGCATCATCGAGCTGCTGTCGGATGGGGCGAAACGTGCTGCTTGA
- a CDS encoding disulfide bond formation protein B, translating into MTFNSRFLLGLVATLSLGAVGIALVSQYAFDMPPCAWCVMQRLIYLAIGGLCLLGLLLPAGLARRALASLGVLLAASGVLAAWYQFNVAAKLFSCDQTFADRFMTSIGLDAAVPWLFGIYASCMDAVVHVLGIEYAIWSLSLFVVLGLLLILAATRRA; encoded by the coding sequence ATGACTTTCAATTCCCGCTTCCTGCTGGGCCTGGTCGCCACGCTCAGCCTGGGCGCCGTCGGCATCGCGCTGGTGTCGCAATACGCCTTCGACATGCCGCCTTGCGCCTGGTGCGTCATGCAGCGCCTGATCTACCTCGCCATCGGCGGGCTGTGCCTGCTCGGGCTGCTCCTGCCCGCGGGCCTGGCGCGCCGCGCGCTGGCAAGCCTGGGCGTCCTGCTGGCCGCCTCCGGCGTGCTGGCCGCCTGGTACCAGTTCAACGTCGCCGCCAAGCTGTTCTCGTGCGACCAGACTTTCGCCGACCGCTTCATGACCAGCATCGGCCTGGACGCCGCGGTGCCCTGGCTGTTCGGCATCTATGCCAGCTGCATGGACGCCGTCGTGCACGTGCTCGGCATCGAATACGCCATCTGGAGCCTGTCGCTCTTCGTCGTGCTCGGCCTGCTGCTGATCCTGGCAGCCACCCGGCGCGCCTGA
- a CDS encoding MarC family protein: protein MLLDHYAPIFLSSLLFALATLFPILNPPAVAPIFLSLTEGASLATRAALAKRIALNALMMLVIAMTLGHIVLAFFGISLAIVRVGGGMLVIASAWRLVNSPDGGTGHAAQLAEPFTSEMARARAFYPLTFPISCGPGTIAAAITVGASLRDDQTATSMVRLAGSLPALLLVSFSLFLCLRFAARFLHKLGESGTAVFMRLSAFILLCLGVQIVWEGISELLLQWLVRAGVAPAGAPSPLSFLLGKVIAS from the coding sequence GTGCTGCTTGATCACTACGCCCCGATCTTCCTGAGCAGCCTGCTGTTCGCGCTGGCCACCCTCTTCCCGATCCTGAATCCGCCCGCCGTCGCGCCGATCTTCCTCTCGCTGACGGAAGGCGCGTCGCTGGCCACGCGCGCCGCGCTGGCCAAGCGCATCGCCCTGAACGCGCTGATGATGCTGGTGATCGCCATGACGCTTGGCCATATCGTGCTGGCGTTCTTCGGCATCTCGCTGGCCATCGTGCGCGTGGGCGGCGGCATGCTCGTCATCGCCAGCGCCTGGCGCCTCGTGAACTCGCCCGACGGCGGCACCGGCCACGCCGCGCAGCTGGCCGAGCCCTTCACCAGCGAAATGGCGCGCGCCCGCGCGTTCTACCCCCTGACCTTCCCCATCAGTTGCGGGCCCGGCACCATCGCCGCGGCCATCACCGTGGGCGCCTCGCTGCGCGACGACCAGACGGCCACCAGCATGGTCCGCCTGGCGGGCTCCCTGCCCGCCCTGCTGCTCGTCTCTTTCTCGCTGTTCCTGTGCCTGCGTTTCGCCGCGCGCTTCCTGCATAAGCTGGGCGAAAGCGGCACGGCGGTGTTCATGCGACTGTCCGCATTCATCCTGCTGTGCCTGGGCGTGCAGATCGTCTGGGAAGGGATATCGGAACTGTTGCTGCAATGGCTGGTCCGTGCAGGGGTCGCCCCCGCGGGGGCTCCCTCCCCCCTGTCCTTCCTGCTCGGCAAGGTAATCGCATCATGA
- the map gene encoding type I methionyl aminopeptidase yields MNLVTDPADLANMRAACQDAARILDFLAPHVKPGVTTGELDRLCREYSAELGVKSATVGYAPPGYPPFTGAICTSVNHQVCHGVPGDKVLKNGDILNIDVTIIKDGWFGDTSRMFHIGEPTILARRLVDITFECMWLGIDKVRPGNTLGDVGAAIQKYAEKNGYSVVREFCGHGIGRRFHQDPQVLHYGKPGTGVKLVPGMIFTVEPMINAGRREIRQLSDGWTVVTRDHSLSAQWEHTVLVTDTGYEVLTISDGVQAPPALISQAQQP; encoded by the coding sequence ATGAATCTCGTCACCGATCCGGCCGATCTGGCCAACATGCGCGCCGCCTGCCAGGACGCCGCCCGCATCCTGGATTTCCTCGCTCCCCATGTCAAACCTGGCGTCACGACGGGCGAACTGGATCGGTTGTGCCGTGAGTACAGCGCGGAACTGGGCGTGAAATCGGCCACCGTGGGCTATGCCCCGCCCGGCTACCCGCCCTTCACCGGCGCCATCTGCACCTCGGTCAACCATCAGGTCTGTCATGGCGTTCCCGGCGACAAGGTGCTGAAAAACGGGGACATTCTCAATATCGACGTCACCATCATCAAGGACGGCTGGTTCGGCGACACGAGCCGCATGTTCCACATCGGCGAGCCCACCATCCTGGCGCGCCGCCTGGTCGACATCACCTTCGAATGCATGTGGCTGGGCATCGACAAGGTCCGTCCCGGCAACACGCTGGGCGACGTCGGCGCGGCCATCCAGAAATACGCCGAGAAGAACGGCTATTCCGTGGTGCGCGAATTCTGCGGCCACGGCATCGGCCGCCGCTTCCACCAGGATCCGCAGGTGCTCCACTATGGCAAGCCCGGCACCGGCGTGAAGCTCGTGCCCGGCATGATCTTCACGGTCGAGCCCATGATCAACGCCGGCCGCCGGGAAATCCGCCAACTGTCCGACGGCTGGACCGTCGTCACGCGCGACCACAGCCTTTCCGCGCAGTGGGAACACACCGTGCTGGTCACCGACACCGGCTACGAAGTGCTGACCATTTCCGATGGCGTGCAAGCGCCGCCCGCGCTGATCTCCCAAGCCCAGCAACCCTGA